Proteins encoded together in one Carya illinoinensis cultivar Pawnee chromosome 3, C.illinoinensisPawnee_v1, whole genome shotgun sequence window:
- the LOC122304030 gene encoding 30S ribosomal protein S9, chloroplastic, translated as MSTSLSSLTFSFSSLSFSSHISHKPNSLSFHRPRSLSLSHLSAPPSLVFLASAAPPAELETMDLKKYVKSRLPGGFAAQTIIGTGRRKCAIARVVLQEGTGKVIINYRDAKEYLQGNPLWLQYVKVPLVTLGYESSYDVFVKAHGGGLSGQAQAISLGIARALLRVSEDHRRPLRKEGLLTRDSRIVERKKVGLKKARKAPQFSKR; from the exons ATGTCGACTTCCTTATCCTCCCTCACCTTCTCCTTCTCTTCCCTCTCCTTTTCCTCCCATATTTCCCACAAACCAAACAGCCTCTCTTTCCACCGGCCCAGGTCCCTCTCCCTCTCGCACCTGTCCGCTCCCCCTTCTCTCGTCTTCCTCGCCTCCGCCGCCCCCCCGGCAGAGCTTGAGACGATGGACCTAAAGAAGTACGTCAAATCCAGGCTTCCTGGTGGTTTCGCCGCCCAAACAATTATCGGCACCGGCCGCCGAAAATGTGCCATTGCTCGCGTCGTCCTCCAAGAAGGCACCGGCAAAGTTATCATCAATTACCGTGACGCCAAG GAATATCTTCAAGGCAATCCATTGTGGCTTCAGTATGTCAAAGTCCCATTGGTAACTTTGGGATATGAAAGTAGTTATGATGTTTTTGTCAAAGCTCATGGGGGAGGTCTCTCTGGTCAAGCTCAGGCAATCTCCCTGGGCATTGCTCGTGCACTGCTAAGGGTGAGTGAGGACCACAGAAGACCTCTGAGAAAGGAAGGGCTTCTAACCAGGGACTCCAGAATTGTTGAGAGGAAGAAAGTTGGTCTCAAAAAGGCTCGCAAAGCCCCACAGTTCTCCAAACGTTGA
- the LOC122304029 gene encoding reticulon-like protein B17: MDSTPPSHRSEPRLRTKWASRLARIGDLKVETKEPPHLSLDLVPPPSPKKAATPSPSTVSLRTSNSLPLHELLLLSSSPLRKSKTRLADRLDMAEEQVEAAGSRRRCKSRTAQMGLLGCASPRNARRSRRRSEIETREEKELGLMDEIGKPRKKRHSVRSKKEKMSLVPSVPSASLSPKTVDDDGGNLDRIGQLINDLVMWRDIAKSSLWFGVGTLCFLSSCFTRGINFSVFSAISQLGLLFLGASFVSNSICQRNNDEKKHDFKLKEDDIFRLAKVILPATNLAISKTRELFSGEPSVTLKVAPLLVLGAEYGHLITLWRLCAIGFFLSFSVPKLYSCYSIQINQKVEWLKLWVAEVWGACTHKKIVAASAVTAFWNLSTIKTRIFTAFISLVILRYCRQHIVPRMDQGKTDTSEQVQQQQALVVIEGDGCPK, encoded by the exons ATGGATTCAACACCGCCTTCCCATCGATCGGAGCCCCGGTTGCGAACGAAATGGGCCTCTCGTCTTGCAAGAATTGGAGATCTCAAAGTTGAAACCAAAGAACCTCCTCATCTCTCTCTTGACCTCGTCCCACCTCCATCACCCAAAAAGGCGGCCACCCCATCTCCATCCACAGTGTCTCTAAGGACTTCcaattctcttcctcttcatgaACTCTTGCTTCTTTCATCTTCTCCGCTCCGAAAATCCAAGACCCGTCTTGCAGATCGACTAGATATGGCTGAGGAGCAGGTCGAGGCTGCTGGCTCTCGCCGGAGGTGCAAAAGCAGGACAGCACAAATGGGTCTACTAGGTTGTGCCTCGCCGAGGAATGCTCGAAGGTCGAGGAGAAGATCGGAGATTGAGACTCGAGAAGAGAaggaattaggcttgatggatGAGATTGGAAAGCCCAGGAAAAAAAGGCATAGTGTCCGGTcgaagaaggagaagatgagTTTGGTCCCTTCTGTGCCTTCCGCAAGTTTATCTCCAA AAACCGTAGATGATGATGGAGGCAATCTTGACCGAATTGGGCAGTTGATAAACGATTTAGTTATGTGGAGAGATATTGCAAAGTCAAGCCTTTGGTTTGGCGTTGGAACTCTATGTTTCTTGTCTTCTTGCTTTACTAGAGGAATCAACTTTAG CGTTTTCTCGGCGATATCCCAACTGGGACTTCTGTTTTTGGGCGCATCATTCGTCTCAAATTCAATCTGTCAAAG AAATAATGATGAAAAGAAGCATGACTTTAAGCTTAAAGAAGATGACATTTTTCGTCTAGCTAAAGTGATACTTCCAGCTACAAATCTTGCAATCTCAAAGACAAGAGAGCTCTTCTCAGGAGAGCCTTCCGTGACACTAAAA GTAGCTCCATTACTAGTTTTAGGAGCTGAGTACGGGCACCTTATAACTCTATGGAGGCTCTGCGCAATTG GATTTTTTCTCAGCTTCAGTGTCCCAAAACTATACTCATGCTACTCGATTCAGATAAACCAAAAAG TTGAGTGGTTGAAATTGTGGGTGGCTGAAGTATGGGGTGCTTGCACTCACAAGAAGATTGTGGCTGCATCAGCTGTCACTGCCTTTTGGAATCTGTCTACTATAAAAACCCGTATTTTCACAG CATTTATATCTCTGGTTATACTCCGATATTGCCGACAGCATATAGTGCCCAGAATGGACCAAGGAAAAACAGATACAAGCGAACAAGTGCAGCAACAACAGGCATTGGTTGTGATAGAAGGAGATGGCTGCCCAAAGTAG
- the LOC122304031 gene encoding uncharacterized protein At4g28440 codes for MATATTATGVKAVAKRKPVFIKVDQLTPGTQGHTLAVKVVSSKPVKVTNSKPARSSMILSRPLQPARIAECLVGDETGTVVFTARNDQVDIMKPGATVILRNAKIDMFKGSMRLAVDKWGRVEVTEPANFEVKEDNNLSLVEYELVNVVEE; via the exons ATGGCGACAGCGACAACGGCAACAGGGGTTAAAGCGGTTGCGAAGAGGAAGCCTGTGTTCATCAAGGTGGACCAACTGACGCCCGGCACGCAAGGCCACACCCTCGCCGTCAAGGTTGTCAGCTCCAAGCCCGTCAAGGTCACCAACAGCAAGCCTGCCCGATCGTCTATGATTTTATCTCGGCCCCTACAGCCCGCACGTATCGCCGAGTGCCTCGTCGGCGACGAGACGGGGACCGTCGTCTTCACTGCTCGCAATGATCAAG TTGATATCATGAAGCCAGGTGCCACTGTGATCCTGCGGAATGCAAAGATTGACATGTTTAAAGGTTCTATGAGGCTAGCAGTTGATAAATGGGGACGTGTTGAGGTCACTGAACCTGCAAATTTTGAAGTTAAAGAGGATAACAATCTCTCTCTTGTGGAGTATGAGCTAGTGAATGTCGTTGAAGAATGA